The Vicinamibacterales bacterium genome includes the window CCGGAATCGCGCACGGACGTCTGGGTGCCGCTCGATCCGCGGCGTGGCCGCGTTACCGTGGTCGCGCGGCTGAAGCCCGGCGTCCCCGGCGAGCGCGGCCAGGCGGATCTGGCGGTGATTGCGGCCCGTCTCGAGCAGCAGCAGCGCGCCGCGAACCCGCGACTGCGCGTCGGCGTGCGCGTACAGGGGCTGGGGGATGTCGTCATCGCGCCCGTCCAGCGATCGCTCTGGATGCTGTTCGCGGCGGTGGGGCTGGTCCTGGCGGCGGCGTGCGCGAACATCGCGAACCTGCTGCTGGCGCGCATGTCGGCCCGTGCGCGTGAGGTCGTGACGCGCGCCGCGCTCGGCGCCGGACGCGGCCGTCTTGCACGGCAGTTCCTCATCGAGAGTCTCTGCCTCGGCCTCCTCGGCGTGGCCGGCGGGATCGTGATCGCGCGGTGGGGCGTGGCGCTGCTCGCCAGGATCGGCTATGCGAGGATTCCGCGCGCGCACGAGATCGCCCTCGACTGGCAGGCCTTCGCGTTCCTGCTCGGCGTCTGCACCCTGACCGCGATCGTCTTCGGCCTGGCGCCGGCGTTCATCGCCGCGCGGCTCGACGCGCAGGCAATCACCAAGGAATCGTCCGGCCACGCCACGATGGGACGCCGCTTCGCGTATCTCCGGGACGGACTCGCGGTGATCGAAGTCGCCCTCGCGTTCGTGCTGGCCGTCGGCGCGTCGATGGTGATCCGCGAGGTCGTGCGTCTGCGCTCGATCGACACCGGCATGGCGACCGGGCGGGTCGCGGTGCTGCAGCTGACGCCGCGCGCCGCGGCCGCCGATTACCAGGCGATCGAGGACCGCGTGGCGCAGGTGCCGGGGGTCCGCGCCGCGGGATTGATCCAGATGGTCCCGCTGCAGAACTGGGGCTGGGAGGCCGACTTCAACATCCGCGGCCGCGCGCCGGAGCCCGGCGTACGCCGCGTGATCGAGCTGCGCTACATCACGCCCGGATACTTCCAGGCGATGGGCATTCCGATCGTCAGCGGACGCGCGTTCACCGCCGCCGATACCCCCACCGCACCGCCGGCGGTGATCGTGAACGAGACGCTCGCCAGGCGCTACTTCCCCGGCGAGAACGTGATCGGCCGGGAGCTCGATCGCGGGTTCATCGTCGGCG containing:
- a CDS encoding ABC transporter permease, which codes for MVWLEQAVQDLRYALRTLRRNPGFAAAAILTLSLASGATTAIFSVLDAVVLRPLPFPEPDQLVQVYGRSWREERGEPDPLKGPVNYSDLESYRAGTSTFDGFAAYSVAVRHLDHGSGAPERLNAVIADVELFSVLRAEPLIGRTFQPGDPPTVAVISARLWKERFGGNPAALNQPLRLDGRAYTLLGVMPERFQFPYRAASLVAAALPESRTDVWVPLDPRRGRVTVVARLKPGVPGERGQADLAVIAARLEQQQRAANPRLRVGVRVQGLGDVVIAPVQRSLWMLFAAVGLVLAAACANIANLLLARMSARAREVVTRAALGAGRGRLARQFLIESLCLGLLGVAGGIVIARWGVALLARIGYARIPRAHEIALDWQAFAFLLGVCTLTAIVFGLAPAFIAARLDAQAITKESSGHATMGRRFAYLRDGLAVIEVALAFVLAVGASMVIREVVRLRSIDTGMATGRVAVLQLTPRAAAADYQAIEDRVAQVPGVRAAGLIQMVPLQNWGWEADFNIRGRAPEPGVRRVIELRYITPGYFQAMGIPIVSGRAFTAADTPTAPPAVIVNETLARRYFPGENVIGRELDRGFIVGVAADVRNVRLDRPTAPELYYPVAQNIAMTSDLGMSLIA